Proteins co-encoded in one Gopherus evgoodei ecotype Sinaloan lineage chromosome 4, rGopEvg1_v1.p, whole genome shotgun sequence genomic window:
- the LOC115651337 gene encoding serine protease 27-like translates to MGHLCSLLATALLATSLVQGCGKQSRISGHILNGQAAKGRAWRWQVSVQKNGHHICGGSLISESWVVSAAHCFAQYFLAFSPVVNSAYRVQLGEKRIFSQTHTQMFSSVKRIILHPNYDRSTFLADIALVELENPVAFTASISPVCLLDASVRVPDGKPCWVTGWGNISPQMNSSLAETLQELEVLTIDTTICNDRFWEALQKAVSDNPIKEDMMCAGHMEDYKGTAPGDSGGPLVCKQNGTWYLAGIVSWTLTGKVNEVDIILPGYPGVYNRPNAHNDWIQENVPGVTFKVVNFPSNSAHPSSIISRVLLLTVLLQLTL, encoded by the exons ATGGGGCATCTCTGCTCCCTCCTGGCCACGGCATTGCTGGCAACGAGCCTGGTGCAGG GCTGTGGCAAGCAATCGCGCATCTCAGGGCACATCTTGAATGGTCAAGCTGCCAAGGGCAGGGCCTGGCGCTGGCAGGTCAGCGTGCAGAAGAATGGCCATCACATCTGCGGCGGTTCACTCATCTCCGAGAGCTGGGTGGTGTCAGCAGCTCATTGCTTTGCTCAGT ATTTTCTTGCATTCAGCCCTGTAGTCAATTCAGCCTATCGAGTGCAGCTGGGTGAAAAACGGATTTTCAGTCAGACCCACACCCAGATGTTCTCATCGGTGAAGCGGATCATCCTCCATCCCAATTACGACAGGAGCACTTTCCTTGCCGACATCGCCCTGGTGGAGCTGGAGAATCCAGTGGCATTCACGGCCTCCATCAGCCCCGTGTGTCTCCTTGATGCTTCCGTCCGTGTGCCTGATGGGAAGCCCTGCTGGGTGACAGGCTGGGGGAATATTTCCCCACAAA TGAATTCTTCCCTAGCGGAGACACTGCAGGAGCTGGAGGTGCTCACCATAGACACCACAATCTGCAACGATCGCTTCTGGGAAGCATTACAAAAGGCTGTGAGTGACAACCCCATCAAAGAGGACATGATGTGTGCCGGGCACATGGAAGACTATAAAGGGACCGCCCCA GGTGACTCCGGGGGACCTCTGGTGTGCAAACAGAATGGGACCTGGTACCTTGCTGGGATTGTGAGCTGGACACTGACAGGAAAAGTGAACGAAGTAGACATTATTCTCCCTGGTTACCCTGGGGTCTACAACCGCCCGAACGCCCACAATGACTGGATCCAAGAGAACGTGCCTGGTGTGACTTTCAAAGTGGTGAACTTCCCTTCAAACAGTGCCCATCCCTCTTCCATCATCTCCAGAGTCCTTCTCCTCACCGTGCTTCTGCAGCtgaccctctga